A genomic window from Chitinophaga pollutisoli includes:
- a CDS encoding MgtC/SapB family protein, which translates to MDIQFELLLSAKLLLAVLLGGIVGVEREREQQNTGIRTFACICVASCLFVSVAAHLSEDKSAISRVLSAVATGLGFIGAGIIFRDERNMPKGLTTAAGLWATSAIGVAIALNMFVIAVSSTLIILLIFSINKSAPYRKFVDKLFNDKEKQQ; encoded by the coding sequence ATGGATATTCAATTTGAACTTTTACTTTCGGCTAAATTGTTACTGGCAGTTCTGCTGGGAGGTATTGTTGGCGTGGAGCGCGAAAGAGAACAACAAAACACAGGCATCCGTACTTTCGCCTGCATTTGTGTTGCCTCATGTCTGTTCGTATCTGTCGCCGCGCACTTGTCTGAAGATAAATCGGCAATTTCAAGAGTCTTGTCAGCGGTTGCCACGGGCTTAGGATTTATTGGGGCAGGTATTATTTTCCGGGATGAAAGAAATATGCCGAAAGGACTCACTACAGCCGCCGGATTGTGGGCGACTTCCGCGATCGGAGTAGCCATCGCCCTTAATATGTTTGTAATAGCTGTCTCATCAACGCTCATCATTCTCTTGATTTTTAGTATCAACAAATCTGCTCCTTATAGAAAATTTGTTGACAAATTATTTAACGATAAAGAAAAGCAACAATGA
- a CDS encoding bestrophin family protein, with protein sequence MLLNRKISIWYFVNEIKTQMVLICVFAISIGLLDMHPTFKKTSLPLSVPALVGTAVSLLLAFRTAQSYERWWEARTVWGAIVNDSRSLVRQFIQFIPDDLKYEIKEFAGRQIVWTYALGESLRRQEFSPSVQAYLNIHQINAANIPNVLLNKHSETIKQLAAAGAITDIQQVQLNETLARLCDSMGKCERIKNTVFPRSYSLLVHTLIYVFAAILPFGLEDSQLAVEIVMTILIPTLFIAIEKTAIIMQDPFENTPVDTPMTSLAQTIEINILEMIGEKDIPVKPQNDSYYEM encoded by the coding sequence ATGTTATTAAATCGTAAAATATCAATATGGTACTTTGTCAATGAAATCAAAACACAGATGGTTTTGATCTGTGTTTTTGCGATATCTATCGGATTGTTGGATATGCATCCGACATTTAAAAAAACTTCATTGCCTCTAAGTGTTCCTGCTCTGGTAGGAACTGCGGTTTCCCTTTTGCTTGCTTTTAGAACGGCACAATCCTATGAACGATGGTGGGAAGCCAGAACAGTTTGGGGTGCTATCGTAAATGATTCACGAAGCTTAGTGAGACAGTTCATACAGTTTATTCCTGATGACCTCAAGTACGAAATCAAAGAATTTGCTGGCAGGCAAATCGTCTGGACCTATGCTTTGGGAGAGTCATTGCGCAGGCAGGAATTTTCCCCTTCTGTTCAGGCGTACTTAAATATTCACCAGATAAATGCTGCAAACATACCAAACGTTTTACTCAATAAACATTCCGAGACTATCAAGCAGTTAGCTGCCGCGGGAGCAATTACGGATATTCAACAGGTACAGTTAAATGAAACACTTGCAAGGTTATGCGATAGTATGGGTAAGTGTGAACGAATTAAGAATACCGTTTTCCCAAGATCATATAGCCTTTTGGTACATACATTAATCTATGTTTTCGCAGCTATTTTACCGTTCGGGTTGGAGGATTCGCAGCTTGCTGTCGAAATCGTAATGACCATCCTTATCCCAACACTTTTTATTGCCATCGAAAAAACGGCCATCATCATGCAGGACCCTTTCGAGAATACTCCTGTTGATACACCGATGACTTCTTTGGCACAAACAATAGAGATCAACATATTAGAAATGATCGGGGAAAAAGATATTCCAGTGAAGCCTCAAAACGACTCTTATTATGAAATGTAA
- a CDS encoding transposase: MVYLKGLLLCRRRNCQQMAMELQESNQQRLHHFIAQSKWNVRQVMDVVTLQFWKLIESLGLTEDSCLIIDEAGNPKKGRHSAGVKRQYCGQVGKIENCQVGVFGALCAGSLVNLVQASLFGTATNGSKIEQAKSIIRHVMKELKLPVRWISFDAFYGRDAALLADLIKNDIEFVADVQDNLQIWLEAFQMRIPVQQPGARGRKSKLAKPNRPSVSIKAYAASLLPTQWKFITVRHQSGGKKLQAWFHSRDIYILNPLTNRKQLVTLLIREDKDGTIKYSFCHCPGSSLQELAYRQCKRYFIEKAFREGKKNWG, translated from the coding sequence CTGGTTTATTTAAAGGGTCTGCTCCTTTGCCGTCGCCGCAATTGTCAGCAGATGGCCATGGAACTTCAGGAGTCGAATCAACAACGCTTACATCATTTTATCGCCCAGTCTAAATGGAACGTCCGCCAGGTCATGGATGTAGTAACCCTGCAGTTTTGGAAACTTATCGAATCACTGGGGCTTACAGAAGACAGTTGTCTTATTATCGATGAAGCCGGAAATCCTAAAAAAGGACGTCATTCGGCGGGTGTAAAACGTCAATATTGTGGTCAGGTAGGTAAAATCGAGAATTGTCAGGTAGGTGTTTTTGGTGCTTTGTGTGCTGGTTCGCTAGTGAATCTGGTGCAAGCCTCTTTATTTGGAACAGCCACCAATGGTAGTAAGATTGAACAAGCTAAAAGCATCATCCGGCATGTAATGAAGGAACTGAAACTACCTGTTCGCTGGATTAGCTTTGACGCTTTTTATGGCCGGGATGCTGCACTGCTGGCGGATTTGATTAAAAATGACATTGAGTTCGTAGCGGATGTTCAGGATAACCTTCAAATCTGGCTCGAGGCTTTTCAAATGCGCATTCCAGTTCAGCAGCCGGGTGCTAGAGGTCGCAAATCGAAGCTTGCAAAACCAAACCGACCTTCCGTCTCCATTAAGGCATATGCCGCGAGTTTGTTACCAACACAATGGAAATTTATTACCGTGCGTCATCAAAGCGGTGGTAAAAAATTACAGGCCTGGTTCCATTCCAGAGATATCTATATTTTAAATCCATTGACCAATCGTAAGCAACTGGTAACGCTATTGATCAGGGAAGACAAAGATGGAACCATAAAATACAGTTTTTGTCATTGCCCGGGATCCTCGTTACAGGAATTAGCTTACCGGCAATGCAAACGTTACTTTATAGAAAAGGCCTTCCGGGAAGGAAAAAAGAACTGGGGTTGA
- a CDS encoding heavy metal translocating P-type ATPase produces the protein MEHKHQYDAQGRQICCTQTEKVYTKAGAKDLVKEEHDKNDGHDHGHSDDDGHDHGNASESPFKMFVPSILSLLLLLAAITFDNWIPQEWFKGTVRFIWYLVAYAIVGFPVIKDAIKSISKGEVFSEFLLMSIATIGAFFIREYPEGVAVMLFYAVGEVFQTLAVSRAQRNIKALLDQRPDEVTILVDDRAKTIKAEEAQIGDIIQLKPGEKLGLDGELLTDNASFNTAALTGESKPDTKNKGETVLAGMINLNTVARVKVTTAYTDSKLSKILELVQNATSQKAPTELFIRKFAKVYTPIVVVLAIGICLVPYFFVDNYVFNDWLYRALIFLVISCPCALVISIPLGYFGGIGAASRNGILFKGSNFLDTMAAIQNVVMDKTGTMTEGVFKVQEVVFKPEFNKDETLKLVNAIERLSTHPVATAIHEYVGDVDSSIKLENTEEIAGHGLKATINGKELLVGNFKLMDKFGISYDVDPSSIVYTTIAVASDGKFVGYITIADSIKEDSQQTIDLLHKLNVKATMLSGDKTSVVKFVADKLGIDNAFGDLLPEDKVNRVKEIKAKNETVAFVGDGVNDAPVVALSDVGIAMGGLGSDATIETADVVIQDDRPSKIPIAINIGKKTKKIVWQNITLAFVVKGIVLILGAGGLATMWEAVFADVGVSLIAILNAIRIQRMKF, from the coding sequence ATGGAGCACAAACATCAATATGACGCGCAGGGCAGGCAGATCTGTTGCACCCAAACGGAAAAAGTATATACCAAGGCAGGCGCAAAAGACCTGGTAAAAGAGGAACACGACAAAAATGACGGACACGATCATGGCCATAGCGATGATGATGGGCATGACCACGGTAATGCTAGTGAAAGTCCATTTAAAATGTTCGTTCCCTCTATCCTTTCCCTGTTACTTTTGCTCGCTGCCATAACATTCGATAACTGGATACCTCAGGAATGGTTTAAGGGAACTGTCAGGTTTATTTGGTATCTGGTAGCTTACGCAATCGTGGGATTTCCTGTAATCAAAGATGCCATCAAAAGTATTTCAAAAGGTGAGGTATTTTCGGAGTTCTTGCTGATGAGCATTGCAACAATTGGTGCGTTTTTTATCAGGGAATATCCTGAAGGAGTAGCAGTGATGCTGTTCTATGCAGTTGGCGAGGTATTCCAAACCCTTGCCGTATCCAGGGCACAAAGAAACATTAAGGCATTACTCGACCAGCGGCCCGACGAGGTAACCATCCTTGTAGATGACCGCGCCAAGACAATCAAAGCGGAAGAAGCCCAGATTGGGGATATTATCCAACTTAAACCCGGAGAAAAACTTGGGCTTGACGGTGAACTCCTTACCGATAATGCATCTTTCAATACAGCGGCGCTCACTGGCGAAAGTAAGCCGGATACTAAGAACAAGGGAGAAACTGTACTTGCAGGTATGATCAATCTGAATACAGTAGCCCGTGTTAAGGTAACTACCGCTTATACAGATAGTAAACTTAGTAAAATACTGGAGCTGGTACAGAACGCCACCTCCCAAAAAGCCCCGACGGAGCTTTTTATCAGGAAGTTTGCGAAAGTGTACACCCCTATCGTGGTCGTTCTGGCAATAGGAATCTGTCTTGTTCCTTACTTCTTTGTAGACAATTATGTGTTCAATGACTGGCTGTACAGGGCTTTGATATTCCTTGTAATTTCTTGTCCTTGTGCATTGGTCATTTCCATTCCACTGGGATATTTTGGTGGTATTGGCGCTGCCAGCCGCAATGGAATTCTCTTTAAAGGAAGCAACTTCCTGGATACAATGGCTGCGATACAAAATGTCGTAATGGATAAGACCGGCACAATGACTGAAGGGGTTTTTAAGGTACAGGAAGTAGTGTTCAAGCCCGAGTTTAATAAGGATGAAACATTGAAACTTGTTAATGCGATAGAGAGATTGAGTACGCACCCTGTAGCAACCGCTATACACGAATACGTGGGAGATGTTGACAGCTCTATAAAGCTCGAAAATACGGAAGAGATTGCAGGACATGGTTTGAAAGCGACAATAAATGGCAAGGAACTTTTGGTTGGAAATTTTAAACTGATGGATAAGTTCGGCATCAGTTACGATGTTGATCCGTCATCCATAGTCTATACGACTATCGCAGTGGCCAGTGATGGAAAATTTGTAGGCTATATTACCATTGCCGATAGTATCAAAGAAGACTCGCAGCAGACCATTGACCTGCTTCACAAGCTCAATGTAAAGGCGACCATGTTAAGTGGAGATAAAACATCGGTTGTCAAATTTGTAGCCGATAAACTGGGCATCGACAATGCATTCGGTGATCTGTTACCGGAAGATAAGGTCAACAGGGTAAAAGAAATCAAAGCCAAAAATGAAACAGTAGCATTTGTGGGTGACGGGGTAAACGACGCCCCTGTAGTTGCATTAAGTGATGTCGGTATCGCAATGGGCGGACTTGGGAGCGATGCGACCATAGAAACAGCGGATGTGGTCATTCAGGATGACAGACCTTCCAAGATCCCAATAGCTATCAATATAGGCAAGAAAACAAAAAAGATCGTATGGCAGAATATTACCCTTGCCTTCGTGGTAAAAGGTATCGTGTTGATTTTAGGGGCTGGAGGTCTGGCTACTATGTGGGAGGCTGTTTTTGCCGATGTGGGCGTATCCCTGATTGCAATATTGAATGCCATAAGGATACAACGAATGAAGTTTTAG
- a CDS encoding DUF3945 domain-containing protein: MSEQTTTTPQYPEQLSDILLVLDKEKKKIQAVTGINKNGELETVDPDKKNQSQFMRVDKSGDIFSNFFSNFWRQLKDPTRFSFFKIPAAEAIDAAQKMQQHVDQPTKEGEAVMAKHEVKEPQDQQQENKQENKKDMETAQATPVTSEYRYKPEQIDWETMNNLGLSKEYLEKKNLLDPLLRGFKTNELVPVSLNLGTAITRMDARLALQTNESGDVVVAIHGIRREPNLNFPFFGHEFSKEDKENLLKTGNMGRVVDLTNPKTGEKMPSVISIDRLTNEVIALRQDWMKIPDEMKGIKLNEQQKQTTLP; this comes from the coding sequence ATGAGTGAACAGACTACGACAACGCCACAATATCCCGAACAATTATCGGACATTCTGTTGGTGCTGGATAAAGAAAAAAAGAAAATCCAGGCTGTTACAGGTATCAACAAAAACGGGGAGCTGGAGACCGTGGACCCAGATAAGAAAAACCAGAGCCAGTTTATGCGGGTAGATAAGAGCGGGGACATATTCTCTAATTTCTTTTCCAACTTCTGGCGGCAGCTTAAAGACCCCACCCGTTTCTCCTTCTTTAAAATTCCCGCTGCTGAAGCCATTGACGCGGCTCAAAAGATGCAGCAGCATGTAGACCAGCCTACCAAAGAGGGCGAAGCAGTAATGGCAAAGCATGAAGTAAAGGAGCCACAGGATCAACAACAAGAAAATAAACAAGAAAACAAAAAAGATATGGAAACAGCACAAGCAACACCGGTAACCAGCGAATACCGCTACAAACCGGAACAGATCGATTGGGAAACAATGAACAACCTCGGACTGAGCAAAGAGTATCTTGAAAAGAAGAACCTGCTCGACCCGCTATTACGGGGATTCAAGACCAATGAACTGGTTCCCGTAAGCCTTAACCTCGGTACGGCCATTACGCGTATGGATGCCAGGCTCGCACTTCAGACCAATGAAAGCGGCGATGTAGTAGTTGCTATTCATGGCATTCGCAGGGAACCAAATTTAAACTTCCCCTTCTTTGGACACGAATTTAGCAAAGAGGACAAAGAGAATTTGCTAAAAACAGGAAACATGGGTCGTGTGGTTGATTTGACCAACCCTAAAACCGGCGAAAAAATGCCATCCGTAATCAGCATTGACAGGTTAACAAACGAAGTGATCGCATTGCGCCAGGACTGGATGAAAATACCGGATGAGATGAAAGGCATAAAACTGAACGAACAGCAGAAGCAAACCACTTTACCTTGA
- a CDS encoding restriction endonuclease: MQNDIKEIYITKTSGERAIFDSNKLRQSLSRSGATSEQVEVVMQKVQDILKDGMATQDIYRTSFKWLKKMSKSVSARYNLKKAVMALGPTGFPFEKLTAAILESMGYSTQTGVIVPGHCVKHEIDVIATKVEHHVMVECKFHNRQGFVSDVKIPLYIQSRFLDVEKNGGTVVVTALSSIKAG, translated from the coding sequence ATGCAAAATGACATCAAAGAAATATACATTACGAAAACATCAGGCGAACGTGCGATTTTTGACAGTAATAAATTGAGACAATCATTGTCCAGGTCGGGAGCGACTTCCGAACAGGTTGAGGTTGTGATGCAAAAAGTGCAGGACATCCTCAAAGATGGAATGGCTACGCAGGATATTTACAGGACTTCTTTCAAATGGCTGAAAAAAATGTCCAAGTCTGTCTCCGCTCGTTATAACCTGAAAAAAGCGGTTATGGCGCTCGGCCCTACAGGTTTTCCGTTTGAAAAACTTACAGCAGCCATTTTGGAATCAATGGGATACAGCACCCAAACAGGAGTGATTGTCCCGGGACATTGTGTAAAGCATGAAATAGATGTTATCGCTACAAAAGTGGAACACCATGTCATGGTTGAATGCAAGTTCCATAACCGACAGGGATTTGTAAGCGATGTCAAAATACCACTCTATATTCAATCAAGATTTCTTGACGTGGAAAAAAATGGCGGGACAGTGGTTGTCACGGCCCTCAGTTCCATCAAAGCTGGATAG
- a CDS encoding RteC domain-containing protein, producing MNHSLQTIILEIHNKEDKVSSQNKRLIDEAYEMTLYLQELLFSVKEFVIKEGFKDEAEETHFFRTVKPQILGKLIYYNKVYRIETTCPVSNGKMYYSYFSAQLAHLKREYIEHICNTDFYRYYRSGRTDRDDTYFKRGHINYHDGLNSIVFEIDPTFSTFYDYKIARIIANELLYTYLLTKINPDENPDMVMQKPESTKDVFWTESKNALIELIYALYASGAISHGKIGIRKISLMFQILFRIPLGDLHHAFHRMKTRSGSKAAFLDQLKQSLEEYMDKDL from the coding sequence ATGAATCACTCTCTACAAACCATTATCCTGGAAATTCACAATAAAGAGGACAAGGTTTCCTCACAAAATAAAAGGCTGATCGATGAGGCATATGAGATGACCTTGTATCTTCAGGAACTACTTTTTTCTGTAAAAGAGTTTGTCATTAAAGAAGGGTTTAAGGACGAAGCAGAGGAAACCCATTTCTTCCGGACAGTGAAACCCCAGATACTTGGAAAACTGATTTATTATAACAAGGTATATCGCATAGAAACTACCTGTCCGGTAAGCAATGGAAAAATGTACTACAGTTATTTCTCTGCACAGTTAGCCCATTTAAAGCGGGAATATATTGAGCACATTTGTAATACGGATTTTTACAGGTATTATCGTTCGGGTCGTACTGATCGGGACGATACTTATTTTAAGCGGGGCCATATAAATTACCATGACGGCCTTAATAGCATTGTTTTTGAAATTGATCCAACATTTTCAACGTTCTACGACTATAAAATTGCGAGAATTATTGCAAACGAATTGCTTTATACTTATCTGCTTACTAAGATCAATCCCGATGAAAATCCCGATATGGTCATGCAAAAGCCAGAATCAACGAAGGATGTATTCTGGACAGAATCAAAAAATGCGTTGATCGAATTGATTTACGCCCTATATGCTTCCGGGGCCATTTCACATGGCAAAATCGGTATCCGAAAAATAAGTCTCATGTTCCAGATACTGTTCCGTATTCCTCTCGGAGATTTGCATCATGCTTTCCACCGGATGAAAACCCGTTCCGGCTCAAAGGCAGCGTTTTTAGATCAGCTCAAACAATCACTGGAAGAATACATGGATAAGGATTTATAG
- a CDS encoding ATP-binding protein, whose translation MDVINHKEIKTNWYVITGGPCTGKTTVVELLAKRGYVTIAEQARHYIDTQKIEGRTVEEVRSNREQFQLEILNLQIREESTLDVAKITFLDRALPDAMAYYEFLGLKYDDRLIAMCKKFCYQKVFVLDRLPLINDYARMEDEQEQIRIHHLIIEVYSRFPCPVIQVPVLPPDQRVDFILQHL comes from the coding sequence ATGGATGTTATCAACCATAAAGAAATAAAAACAAACTGGTATGTAATTACAGGAGGCCCATGCACCGGAAAAACTACCGTGGTGGAACTGCTGGCAAAACGGGGATATGTGACGATTGCAGAACAGGCAAGACACTATATCGATACCCAAAAAATTGAAGGTAGAACAGTTGAAGAGGTAAGGAGTAACAGAGAACAATTCCAGTTGGAAATACTGAATCTTCAGATCAGGGAGGAATCAACACTGGATGTTGCTAAAATTACTTTTTTGGATAGAGCACTTCCCGACGCTATGGCCTATTACGAGTTTCTTGGGCTGAAATATGACGATAGGCTTATTGCGATGTGCAAGAAATTTTGTTATCAGAAAGTATTCGTTCTGGACCGCCTTCCGTTAATCAATGATTATGCAAGAATGGAGGATGAACAAGAGCAGATTAGGATACATCATCTGATTATTGAGGTCTATAGCCGTTTCCCGTGTCCGGTCATCCAGGTTCCCGTACTACCTCCTGATCAAAGGGTCGATTTTATCCTTCAGCATCTTTGA
- a CDS encoding helix-turn-helix domain-containing protein, with translation MNIDRMEFIAWMERIMDRFDILNDHINNIHKDRNSIDGEELLDNQDLLQMLKISQRSLQRYRSSGKLAYYTISGKLYYKLSDVHQFVRDNFNAPLQRTKDNK, from the coding sequence ATGAATATTGACAGAATGGAATTTATCGCGTGGATGGAACGCATCATGGATCGTTTTGACATTCTTAACGACCATATTAATAATATACACAAAGACCGAAATAGTATAGACGGTGAAGAGCTGCTTGACAACCAGGATCTTTTGCAAATGCTGAAGATAAGCCAACGCTCCTTGCAGCGCTATCGCTCTTCGGGGAAATTAGCCTATTACACGATCAGTGGCAAGCTGTACTATAAGTTGTCCGATGTGCATCAGTTTGTCCGGGATAATTTTAATGCTCCGCTGCAAAGAACAAAGGACAATAAGTGA
- a CDS encoding RteC domain-containing protein, which yields MIAYCQKLVAELDEEDNNYSVEISDPILLSEKLIEVTLLKISKLRTFVKEKGFDKPEDEIHFFKELKPKIVSKLIYYNAIYKIETRRPYGGERSIKKYLNNELSKLKRFFYNNLEFYKYYRTNSSYLDHKYFIRGNFDIKLNLDTFFFESDQTFSTSHDYKVSKIIANDLIQVYLEDQLLSIKRFPGLKENKPQKVKWTASKSALVELIYALSAYGAFNNGTSDIKIISRLFETMFDVELGDIYHTYLEIRNRKINKVKFIDELKEELLKRMSDQA from the coding sequence GTGATTGCGTATTGCCAAAAATTAGTAGCAGAGCTTGATGAGGAGGATAATAACTATTCCGTGGAAATAAGTGATCCAATCCTATTGTCCGAGAAGCTTATCGAAGTTACCTTATTGAAAATTTCCAAGTTGAGAACATTTGTGAAAGAAAAGGGATTCGACAAGCCCGAAGATGAAATCCATTTCTTCAAAGAATTGAAGCCGAAGATCGTTTCAAAGCTGATATACTATAATGCTATCTATAAGATTGAAACCAGGCGGCCTTATGGAGGTGAACGAAGTATCAAAAAATATCTGAACAATGAACTTTCTAAATTAAAAAGATTCTTCTACAACAATCTTGAGTTTTATAAATACTACAGAACCAACAGTAGTTATCTTGATCATAAGTATTTCATCAGGGGAAACTTTGATATTAAATTGAATCTGGACACTTTCTTTTTCGAGTCAGATCAAACCTTTTCAACCTCCCACGATTACAAGGTTTCCAAGATCATTGCCAATGACCTGATACAAGTGTATTTAGAAGATCAGCTTTTAAGTATAAAAAGGTTTCCCGGCCTAAAGGAAAACAAGCCCCAAAAGGTTAAGTGGACAGCGAGTAAATCCGCATTGGTAGAACTCATATATGCTCTTTCTGCCTACGGCGCTTTTAATAACGGGACCAGCGACATTAAGATAATTTCAAGATTGTTTGAAACCATGTTTGATGTTGAATTAGGAGACATTTATCATACTTATTTAGAGATCAGGAACAGAAAGATAAATAAAGTTAAATTTATTGATGAACTGAAAGAAGAACTATTAAAAAGGATGTCTGATCAGGCTTGA
- a CDS encoding DUF3945 domain-containing protein translates to MISKKGEPFNAPVQFNADKRFVEFLFDRNVNRGQNQQAEQQQGQLQEAPRTFRGKELTDQQYDKFKEGQTVYVDGLLDKKGQKYQGYITFDKETGKTGFSFNNPDKLKEKIQPKEENKTQVAVNSDGKTNEATKNIKEPLKTGQQQPKDKKQQQQQDATKTPEKSRGRKR, encoded by the coding sequence ATGATTTCAAAAAAAGGGGAACCGTTCAATGCACCGGTACAGTTCAATGCCGACAAGCGTTTTGTGGAGTTCCTTTTTGACAGGAATGTTAACCGCGGGCAAAACCAGCAAGCAGAACAGCAGCAGGGGCAATTGCAGGAAGCACCCCGGACATTCAGAGGAAAAGAACTGACCGACCAGCAATACGATAAGTTCAAAGAAGGTCAAACGGTTTATGTAGACGGGCTGCTTGACAAAAAGGGACAAAAATACCAGGGCTATATCACTTTTGATAAAGAGACAGGAAAAACAGGATTTTCTTTCAACAATCCTGATAAGCTAAAGGAGAAAATCCAACCCAAAGAAGAAAACAAAACGCAGGTAGCTGTTAACTCCGATGGAAAGACCAATGAAGCTACCAAGAATATCAAAGAACCTTTGAAAACCGGCCAGCAACAGCCTAAGGACAAAAAGCAGCAGCAACAGCAGGATGCTACCAAAACTCCGGAAAAGTCTAGGGGTAGAAAAAGGTAA
- a CDS encoding TonB-dependent receptor domain-containing protein, producing MVNMIRRGSYAWEPFLNGMATERSVITIDGMRIYAACTDKMDPITSYVEVTNLAGATIHSGSASSTGGSTIAGTLDLVRKKGSFGQSALNGMAFTGFETNNKQKIVGGSLNYSHPKFFTDVDFTIRDAGNYRAGGGQEIQYSQFTKYNISAQAGYKIKKHQQIEASLIYDKAVDVGYPALPMDVSLAKALIGSVSYTRHHISPLISQWQSKIYYNDVTHVMDDTERPNVPIRMDMPGWSKTAGFYSMLQGTSNRHDWKANLSGHYNKSLAEMTMFSNTPNEKDMFMLTWPGVQTYYGDLFIEDKYALSDKWNAAFSAGLAVHHNNIDNQFGLQSLRIFYPEMPGSKTRLLKRLSASVRHDAANWIYTFGAAYGERAPSVSEGYGFYLFNSFDRFDYIGNPDMRNEKSASVNASLAYQKAAFTAKINGSYFYIDDYILGRPRNGLSVMTIGAYGVKVYEQLKYATILNTSIDLGYQITKEFLWTGQLGYRRGTGENGLLLPLMQPFTYNSVITFARKSFSADASINGSSSHTRYNPQFGEKGLPAYAVFNISFANRFKFNGAQALTLKTGVENLLDRNYTTFADWNRIPRIGRNFFINLIWSF from the coding sequence ATGGTTAATATGATCAGACGGGGCAGCTATGCCTGGGAACCCTTTCTGAACGGCATGGCTACAGAACGCAGCGTCATCACCATTGATGGCATGAGGATCTACGCTGCCTGCACCGACAAGATGGACCCCATTACTTCGTATGTTGAGGTTACCAATCTGGCAGGAGCGACCATCCACAGCGGATCGGCCAGTTCAACGGGTGGATCAACAATCGCCGGAACCCTGGATCTTGTCAGAAAAAAAGGTTCATTTGGTCAGAGCGCATTGAACGGCATGGCTTTTACCGGATTTGAGACTAACAATAAACAAAAAATAGTAGGAGGATCTCTGAATTACTCACATCCTAAATTCTTCACAGACGTAGACTTCACCATACGGGACGCAGGTAATTATCGTGCAGGGGGCGGTCAGGAGATACAGTACTCACAGTTTACCAAATACAATATATCAGCACAGGCTGGTTATAAAATAAAAAAACACCAACAAATAGAGGCGTCATTGATCTATGACAAGGCAGTAGATGTAGGTTACCCCGCATTACCCATGGATGTTTCCCTTGCCAAAGCACTTATTGGTTCAGTCTCCTACACCCGTCATCACATATCGCCGCTGATATCTCAATGGCAAAGCAAGATTTATTACAATGATGTCACACATGTCATGGACGATACTGAACGGCCCAACGTACCCATTAGAATGGATATGCCAGGATGGAGTAAGACTGCTGGCTTTTATTCGATGTTGCAGGGAACTTCTAACCGCCATGACTGGAAGGCTAACCTCAGTGGCCATTATAATAAATCATTAGCTGAGATGACCATGTTTTCAAATACACCAAACGAAAAAGATATGTTCATGCTGACGTGGCCGGGAGTACAGACCTATTACGGAGACCTCTTCATTGAAGACAAGTATGCGCTATCTGATAAATGGAATGCAGCATTCAGCGCAGGACTGGCGGTACATCATAATAACATCGATAATCAATTTGGACTGCAAAGCTTAAGGATATTTTATCCTGAGATGCCCGGTAGCAAAACCCGGTTACTGAAAAGGCTTTCAGCTTCCGTTAGACATGATGCCGCTAATTGGATCTATACTTTTGGTGCGGCTTATGGAGAGCGTGCCCCGAGTGTATCAGAAGGTTACGGCTTCTATCTTTTCAACAGTTTTGACCGATTTGATTACATCGGCAACCCTGATATGCGTAATGAAAAATCCGCAAGTGTCAATGCAAGTCTAGCTTATCAGAAAGCAGCCTTTACGGCCAAAATTAATGGTTCGTACTTCTATATAGATGATTACATTTTAGGCAGACCAAGAAACGGCCTGAGCGTAATGACAATTGGTGCCTATGGGGTAAAAGTATACGAACAGCTAAAATACGCTACCATCCTCAATACTTCCATTGACTTAGGGTACCAAATTACAAAGGAGTTTCTATGGACCGGCCAATTGGGATATCGGAGAGGTACAGGCGAAAATGGTCTGTTATTACCCTTGATGCAGCCCTTTACCTATAATTCGGTTATAACATTTGCCAGAAAATCCTTCTCCGCTGATGCGTCAATCAACGGCTCTTCCAGCCATACACGTTACAACCCTCAGTTTGGAGAAAAAGGTTTGCCTGCCTACGCTGTCTTTAATATTTCTTTCGCCAATCGCTTTAAATTTAATGGCGCACAAGCACTTACTTTGAAAACAGGGGTGGAGAACCTATTGGATCGTAACTATACAACTTTTGCGGATTGGAACAGAATTCCTAGAATTGGTAGAAACTTTTTTATAAATCTGATATGGAGCTTCTAA